The Saccharopolyspora gloriosae genome window below encodes:
- a CDS encoding DUF721 domain-containing protein, whose protein sequence is MTSGEHAGRSTASEDSAAGATPLGSDGAELHGSDLARAALQAAKEKSKAKRRTKRSVIGAGGSRRRRRWSGPGADDRDPQPLGRLASRIAADHGWNDRLSGGHVFARWTSLVGGDIAEHTKPVALSDGELTVQAESTAWATQLRLLQRQILQRIADGVGKGVVRKIKVQGPAAPSWRHGPRHVPGRGPRDTYG, encoded by the coding sequence ATGACATCGGGCGAGCACGCAGGGCGATCCACCGCTTCCGAGGACTCGGCGGCGGGCGCGACGCCCCTCGGATCCGACGGCGCTGAGCTGCACGGATCGGACCTGGCGCGGGCCGCGCTGCAGGCCGCCAAGGAGAAGTCGAAGGCCAAGCGCCGGACCAAGCGCAGCGTCATCGGGGCCGGTGGTTCCCGGCGGCGCCGCCGCTGGTCGGGGCCGGGAGCGGACGACCGCGACCCGCAGCCGCTGGGCAGGCTGGCCTCGCGGATCGCCGCGGACCACGGGTGGAACGACCGGCTCTCCGGCGGTCACGTCTTCGCCCGCTGGACGAGCCTGGTCGGTGGCGACATCGCCGAGCACACCAAACCGGTCGCGCTGTCCGACGGAGAACTGACCGTGCAGGCCGAGTCGACGGCCTGGGCGACCCAGCTGCGCCTGCTGCAGCGGCAGATCCTGCAGCGCATCGCCGACGGCGTCGGCAAAGGCGTGGTCCGCAAGATCAAGGTGCAGGGGCCGGCGGCACCCAGTTGGCGGCACGGGCCGCGGCACGTGCCGGGGCGCGGCCCGCGGGACACCTACGGCTGA
- the gyrB gene encoding DNA topoisomerase (ATP-hydrolyzing) subunit B, translated as MASKKNEYSASSITVLEGLEAVRKRPGMYIGSTGERGLHHLVWEVVDNSVDEAMAGYATTVEVTLLADGGVRVTDDGRGIPVDMHPVEKKPTLEVVLTVLHAGGKFGGDSYAVSGGLHGVGVSVVNALSSALEAEIYRDGSVWRQRYEDSKPVTDVKKGEGTKKNGTSITFWADPNIFETTRYNAETVSRRLQEMAFLNKGLTIVLRDERLAEEDESGEDAGGQAARAKERTFHYPGGLEDFVKHINATKEPIHRKAVAFNASGTGVELEVAMQWNSGYNQSVYTFANTINTHEGGTHEEGFRSALTRVVNAYAKEKKLLKEKDGSLTGDDVREGLAAIVSVKVREPQFEGQTKTKLGNTEVKSFVQTAAFEWLNDWFERNPADAKTIINKAVGSAQARMAARRAKELVRRKSAMDIGGLPGKLKDCQSSNPEECELYIVEGDSAGGSAKDGRESRFQAILPLRGKIINVEKSRIDKVLKNNEVQAIITALGTGIHDEFDLAKLRYHKIVLMADADVDGQHIRTLLLTLLFRFMRPLIENGHVFLARPPLYKIKWPRAEPEFAYSDRERDGLLEAGAAAGRKLPKDDGIQRYKGLGEMNPQELWETTMDPETRLLMQVSLDDAATADELFSVLMGEDVEARRSFIVRNAKDVGFLDV; from the coding sequence GTGGCATCAAAGAAGAACGAATACAGCGCGTCGTCGATCACCGTGCTGGAGGGCTTGGAAGCCGTCCGCAAGCGCCCCGGCATGTACATCGGTTCGACCGGTGAGCGCGGCTTGCACCACCTCGTGTGGGAGGTCGTGGACAACTCCGTCGATGAGGCGATGGCCGGGTACGCGACCACCGTCGAGGTGACGTTGCTGGCCGACGGCGGTGTGCGGGTCACCGATGACGGCCGCGGCATCCCGGTGGACATGCACCCCGTGGAGAAGAAGCCGACCTTGGAGGTCGTGCTGACCGTGCTGCACGCGGGCGGCAAGTTCGGCGGGGACTCCTACGCGGTCTCCGGTGGTCTGCACGGTGTCGGTGTGTCGGTCGTCAACGCGCTCTCCAGCGCGCTCGAAGCGGAGATCTACCGCGACGGCAGCGTGTGGCGGCAGCGCTACGAGGACTCCAAGCCCGTCACCGACGTGAAGAAGGGCGAGGGGACCAAGAAGAACGGCACCTCGATCACCTTCTGGGCGGACCCGAACATCTTCGAGACCACCCGCTACAACGCGGAGACGGTGTCGCGGCGCCTGCAGGAGATGGCCTTCCTGAACAAGGGGCTGACCATCGTGCTGCGCGACGAGCGCCTCGCCGAGGAGGACGAGTCTGGCGAGGACGCGGGCGGTCAGGCGGCCCGCGCCAAGGAGCGCACCTTCCACTACCCGGGCGGGCTGGAGGACTTCGTCAAGCACATCAACGCGACGAAGGAACCGATCCACCGCAAGGCCGTCGCCTTCAACGCCTCCGGCACCGGGGTGGAGCTGGAGGTCGCGATGCAGTGGAACTCCGGCTACAACCAGTCGGTCTACACCTTCGCGAACACGATCAACACGCACGAGGGCGGTACTCACGAGGAGGGCTTCCGCTCGGCGCTGACCCGCGTGGTCAACGCCTACGCGAAGGAGAAGAAGCTCCTCAAGGAGAAGGACGGCAGCCTCACCGGCGACGACGTCCGCGAAGGCCTCGCGGCGATCGTGTCGGTGAAGGTCCGCGAGCCGCAGTTCGAGGGCCAGACGAAGACGAAGCTGGGCAACACCGAGGTCAAGTCCTTCGTGCAGACCGCGGCCTTCGAGTGGCTCAACGACTGGTTCGAGCGCAACCCCGCCGACGCCAAGACGATCATCAACAAGGCGGTCGGTTCGGCGCAGGCGCGGATGGCGGCGCGGCGGGCGAAGGAGCTGGTGCGGCGCAAGAGCGCGATGGACATCGGCGGCCTGCCCGGCAAGCTCAAGGACTGCCAGTCCAGCAACCCGGAGGAGTGCGAGCTCTACATCGTCGAGGGCGACTCGGCGGGCGGTTCGGCCAAGGACGGCCGGGAGTCGCGCTTCCAGGCGATCCTGCCGCTCCGCGGCAAGATCATCAACGTGGAGAAGTCGCGGATCGACAAGGTCCTCAAGAACAACGAGGTCCAGGCGATCATCACCGCGCTGGGCACCGGCATCCACGACGAGTTCGACCTGGCGAAGCTGCGCTACCACAAGATCGTGCTGATGGCCGACGCCGACGTCGACGGCCAGCACATCCGGACGCTGCTGCTCACGCTGCTGTTCCGGTTCATGCGCCCGCTGATCGAGAACGGGCACGTGTTCCTGGCCCGCCCGCCGCTGTACAAGATCAAGTGGCCGCGCGCGGAGCCCGAGTTCGCCTACTCCGATCGGGAGCGCGACGGACTGCTGGAGGCGGGCGCCGCCGCCGGGCGCAAGCTGCCGAAGGACGACGGCATCCAGCGCTACAAGGGTCTGGGCGAGATGAACCCGCAGGAGCTGTGGGAGACCACGATGGACCCGGAGACCCGGCTGCTGATGCAGGTGTCGCTGGACGACGCGGCCACCGCGGACGAGTTGTTCAGCGTGCTCATGGGCGAGGACGTCGAGGCGCGCCGCTCGTTCATCGTCCGCAACGCCAAGGACGTCGGCTTCCTCGACGTCTGA